One genomic segment of Aquipluma nitroreducens includes these proteins:
- a CDS encoding MBL fold metallo-hydrolase yields MIELCALASGSNGNCYYVGNETDAILVDAGVSAKKILTRIHDAGLDASKIRGIFVSHEHTDHVSGVRVLSKKLGIPAWFSQGTYNALRETEQPELFNIFIPGKTAKAGTLSIHSFLKNHDAAEPCSFRIEYDDWHIGVFTDIGEACDQLKQHLRKCHALFLETNYDEKMLWEGSYPYILKRRVASAVGHLSNDQAFELIRDHAGPELVHVFLSHLSGENNRPELAEARFESLTDRFNVKLTSRNTHSELCRLR; encoded by the coding sequence GTGATAGAGCTTTGTGCATTGGCATCGGGGAGTAATGGAAATTGTTACTATGTTGGTAACGAAACGGATGCAATCCTGGTCGATGCGGGAGTTTCTGCCAAGAAGATATTGACGCGAATCCACGATGCAGGATTGGATGCATCTAAAATCAGGGGAATTTTTGTGAGTCACGAACATACCGACCATGTAAGCGGAGTTCGTGTTTTAAGTAAAAAGCTGGGTATCCCGGCATGGTTTAGTCAGGGAACTTACAATGCATTACGAGAAACAGAGCAACCTGAGCTTTTCAACATTTTCATTCCCGGGAAAACAGCGAAAGCCGGAACACTAAGTATTCATTCATTCCTTAAAAACCACGATGCAGCCGAACCATGTTCATTTCGGATTGAGTACGACGACTGGCATATTGGAGTTTTTACCGATATTGGCGAAGCTTGCGATCAACTGAAACAGCATTTACGTAAATGTCACGCCTTATTTCTGGAAACAAATTACGACGAAAAAATGCTCTGGGAAGGTTCTTATCCGTATATTCTGAAACGAAGAGTGGCTTCAGCAGTTGGACATTTGTCAAACGATCAGGCTTTTGAGTTGATTCGCGATCATGCCGGACCAGAGTTGGTTCATGTATTTCTGAGTCATCTTTCAGGAGAGAATAACCGGCCTGAACTAGCTGAGGCGAGGTTCGAAAGTTTGACCGACCGCTTCAACGTAAAACTTACTTCGAGGAACACTCATAGCGAATTGTGCCGGTTACGCTAA
- a CDS encoding cold-shock protein → MKTGKVKFFNESKGFGFIKDSESDKEYFVHVSGLVDQIREDDEVTYELQEGRKGLNAVNVKLA, encoded by the coding sequence ATGAAAACAGGTAAAGTTAAATTTTTCAACGAATCTAAAGGGTTCGGTTTTATTAAAGACAGTGAATCTGATAAAGAATACTTCGTTCACGTTTCAGGTTTGGTTGACCAAATCAGAGAAGACGATGAAGTAACTTACGAACTTCAAGAAGGAAGAAAAGGATTAAACGCGGTAAATGTTAAACTAGCATAA
- a CDS encoding DNA gyrase/topoisomerase IV subunit A — translation MTEENINKEEFPKEEKKDGIVYLSGMYQQWFLDYASYVILERAVPYVEDGFKPVQRRILHAMSIMDDGRFNKVANIIGQTMQYHPHGDASIGDALVQLGQKELLIDCQGNWGNLLTGDGAAAPRYIEARLSKFALDVVFNPKTTNWKLSYDGRNREPLALPVKFPLLLAQGVEGIAVGLACKILPHNFIELIDASIAYLRGEDFMLYPDFPTGGSGDFTRYNDGIRGSSIKVRAKIEKKDSKTLVITEVPFGRTTASLIESILKANDKGKIKIRKIDDNTSDKVEILIHLVPGMSSDKTIDALFAFTDCEVSISPNSCIIEHDKPKFIGVSEILKINSDQTVALLKLELEIRRGELEEAWHFSSLEKIFIEERIYKDKQFEDSANMDEAVDHIDMRLTPWKPKLKREVTREDILKLMEIRMARILKFNTDKANDHLLAIEAEIEEINNKIANIIPFTIEWFERLRTKYGKGRERRTEIRNFENIVASKVVIANEKLYVDRIEGFMGTSLKKAEYICDCSDIDDVIVFRKDGTYIVSKVSEKAFIGKNVLHVAIFKKNDNRTIYNVVYRDGKNGFVYMKRMAVTGVTRDKEYDLTQGTPGSRIMYFSENPNGEAEVLRVTLKPKPRIKKLIFEVDFSELAIKGRASMGNILTKFEIHKIALKEKGVSTLGGRKIWFDEDVRRLNSDNRGRYLGEFTGDDMIFVIYKNGEYLICNFDLSNHFNDGILLIEKFDPGKILTAVYFDAEQSFYYVKRFEIDESQKETGFIGEFPGNRLVSFTWVSHPRLELVFGGKNEGREPEVIDVDEFIGIKSYKAKGKRLSIYEISQINELEPTVVDEEVEEPEEEPKSNEIVIPDIEDLLFGPDKPGENEDPPNQMTLEF, via the coding sequence ATGACTGAAGAAAACATCAATAAAGAAGAGTTTCCAAAAGAAGAAAAAAAGGACGGAATAGTCTATTTGTCAGGAATGTACCAGCAATGGTTTTTAGATTATGCCTCCTATGTTATTCTCGAACGCGCAGTACCTTATGTCGAAGATGGCTTTAAGCCCGTTCAGCGAAGGATTTTGCATGCCATGAGCATTATGGACGATGGTCGTTTCAACAAGGTAGCCAATATCATTGGGCAAACCATGCAGTATCACCCGCACGGGGACGCTTCCATTGGCGATGCATTGGTTCAGCTCGGACAAAAAGAACTATTGATTGATTGCCAGGGAAACTGGGGAAATTTACTTACCGGCGATGGAGCTGCAGCTCCACGTTACATTGAGGCGCGCCTTTCGAAATTTGCACTCGATGTGGTGTTCAATCCAAAAACAACCAATTGGAAATTGTCGTACGATGGGCGTAACCGTGAACCACTGGCGCTTCCGGTAAAATTTCCGCTTCTATTGGCTCAGGGAGTCGAAGGGATTGCTGTGGGTTTAGCTTGCAAAATTCTACCGCATAACTTTATCGAGTTGATCGATGCTTCTATCGCTTATCTGCGTGGTGAAGACTTCATGTTATATCCGGATTTCCCGACTGGTGGATCGGGTGATTTTACCCGCTACAATGATGGTATTCGAGGATCATCGATTAAAGTCAGGGCTAAAATTGAGAAAAAAGATAGCAAAACACTGGTTATTACAGAAGTACCTTTTGGACGAACAACAGCTTCGCTAATCGAATCGATCCTTAAAGCCAATGACAAAGGCAAAATCAAAATCCGGAAAATTGACGACAACACATCCGATAAGGTTGAGATCCTGATTCACCTGGTTCCAGGAATGTCGTCCGACAAAACGATTGATGCCTTGTTTGCTTTCACCGATTGTGAGGTTTCTATTTCGCCCAACAGCTGCATCATCGAGCACGACAAACCAAAATTTATTGGTGTCAGCGAAATCCTGAAGATCAATTCCGATCAGACAGTTGCATTACTGAAGCTTGAACTCGAAATCCGAAGAGGCGAACTGGAAGAAGCCTGGCATTTTTCGTCGCTCGAAAAAATATTTATCGAAGAGCGTATCTATAAAGATAAGCAGTTTGAAGATTCAGCCAATATGGATGAAGCGGTCGACCATATTGACATGCGACTTACTCCATGGAAACCCAAATTGAAGCGCGAAGTAACCCGTGAGGACATCCTGAAGCTGATGGAAATCCGCATGGCTCGAATCCTGAAATTCAATACCGATAAAGCCAACGATCATTTATTGGCCATCGAAGCCGAAATTGAAGAGATAAATAACAAGATTGCCAATATCATTCCGTTCACGATAGAATGGTTTGAGCGCCTTCGGACTAAATACGGCAAAGGTCGCGAACGCAGAACTGAAATCCGGAATTTTGAAAACATTGTGGCTTCAAAGGTGGTAATTGCCAACGAAAAGCTATATGTCGACCGGATTGAAGGCTTTATGGGAACCAGCCTCAAAAAGGCTGAATACATTTGCGATTGTTCCGACATCGATGATGTAATTGTATTCAGGAAAGATGGCACATACATCGTTTCTAAAGTATCCGAAAAGGCATTCATTGGAAAAAACGTTCTGCACGTCGCCATTTTCAAGAAAAACGATAACCGAACCATTTACAATGTGGTGTATCGTGATGGAAAAAATGGTTTTGTTTACATGAAGCGCATGGCCGTAACCGGCGTCACCCGCGACAAAGAATACGATTTGACGCAAGGAACTCCAGGATCACGAATCATGTATTTCAGCGAAAATCCGAATGGCGAAGCTGAAGTCTTGCGTGTTACCCTGAAGCCAAAACCGCGTATCAAGAAGCTGATATTCGAAGTTGATTTCAGCGAGTTAGCCATCAAAGGCAGAGCTTCAATGGGCAATATCCTGACTAAATTTGAAATTCATAAAATAGCGCTCAAGGAAAAAGGGGTCTCAACTTTGGGCGGCCGAAAAATTTGGTTCGACGAAGATGTGCGGCGACTTAATTCCGATAACCGTGGCCGATATCTTGGCGAATTCACCGGCGATGATATGATTTTTGTAATCTATAAAAATGGTGAATACCTGATCTGTAATTTTGACTTATCGAACCATTTCAACGATGGCATATTACTCATCGAAAAATTCGACCCCGGGAAAATACTTACTGCAGTATATTTTGATGCTGAGCAAAGCTTTTATTACGTGAAACGATTTGAGATTGACGAATCGCAAAAGGAAACCGGCTTTATTGGCGAGTTCCCTGGGAATCGGTTGGTGAGTTTCACATGGGTTAGTCATCCGCGTTTGGAACTCGTATTTGGTGGTAAAAATGAAGGTCGGGAACCGGAAGTGATTGATGTTGATGAATTTATTGGAATTAAATCATACAAAGCCAAAGGGAAACGACTTTCTATCTATGAAATCAGCCAGATCAATGAACTTGAGCCAACGGTTGTCGACGAAGAAGTTGAGGAGCCGGAAGAAGAACCCAAATCGAATGAAATTGTGATTCCGGATATTGAAGACTTATTGTTTGGACCAGATAAACCAGGCGAAAACGAAGATCCACCAAACCAAATGACACTTGAATTCTAG
- a CDS encoding shikimate kinase produces MRIFLIGFMGCGKSTLGRSLASELNLTFIDLDSFLEEKYFKTIPQIFAEEGEESFRRKERNVLEEVCGFDDVILATGGGAPCFFDNMELMNESGFCVFLDVDIRSLVSRLIHAKIERPLIKGKSPEELHKFIEGLLAKRRPFYEKAKYILKGSEITPVQVLELLDK; encoded by the coding sequence ATGAGAATATTCCTGATTGGCTTTATGGGTTGCGGCAAATCTACTCTTGGTCGTTCGCTTGCTTCAGAATTAAATTTGACCTTTATTGATTTGGACTCATTCCTGGAAGAAAAATATTTTAAAACGATACCACAGATTTTCGCTGAGGAAGGAGAAGAAAGTTTCCGCAGAAAAGAACGAAACGTTTTGGAAGAGGTTTGTGGCTTCGACGATGTTATTTTAGCAACTGGTGGCGGCGCTCCTTGTTTTTTCGATAACATGGAACTGATGAATGAATCAGGGTTTTGTGTTTTCCTTGATGTGGATATTCGTTCATTGGTGAGCAGGTTGATTCATGCAAAAATTGAACGACCTTTAATTAAAGGAAAATCTCCGGAAGAACTTCACAAATTTATTGAAGGATTACTTGCCAAACGACGTCCTTTTTACGAAAAGGCAAAGTATATTCTGAAAGGAAGTGAAATCACACCAGTCCAAGTTTTAGAATTGTTGGATAAATAG